A genomic stretch from Edaphobacter aggregans includes:
- a CDS encoding lysozyme inhibitor LprI family protein, with amino-acid sequence MKIVAGTIVLLALHALCSAQIQTQDISQAQLDAINSLTLSQAVKQREMYKAPLKSAYNRQIALIGKDCQAEIEQGQQPYNICMGRASQQAENDYSVFYNNLQMLCHDEEQLATLQASEKAWQTYKDSAMKATNAAWPNGTGAPGFAGQVYVSLVRNRMQELHEIFMLNIAQ; translated from the coding sequence ATGAAAATCGTAGCTGGGACTATCGTCCTACTCGCGTTGCATGCTCTCTGCTCTGCTCAAATCCAAACTCAAGACATCTCACAGGCTCAGCTGGACGCTATCAATAGCCTTACGCTCAGTCAGGCAGTGAAGCAGCGTGAAATGTATAAGGCACCGCTCAAATCCGCGTACAACAGACAGATCGCATTGATAGGCAAGGACTGTCAGGCTGAAATCGAGCAAGGCCAGCAGCCCTACAACATCTGTATGGGCCGGGCGAGCCAGCAGGCCGAAAACGACTATTCCGTCTTCTACAACAATCTCCAGATGTTGTGCCACGACGAGGAGCAGCTCGCAACATTGCAGGCTTCAGAGAAGGCATGGCAGACCTATAAAGACAGCGCCATGAAAGCAACAAACGCCGCCTGGCCAAACGGCACTGGAGCGCCCGGCTTCGCAGGTCAGGTCTACGTGTCGTTGGTGCGCAATCGAATGCAGGAGTTGCATGAAATATTCATGTTAAATATCGCGCAATAG
- a CDS encoding TonB-dependent receptor produces MNTLAHRLCRILTVSVFVLISFAGHAQQPSGTLTGTAVDPKGGVLPNAAISIRNEATGATRYITTDAQGHFSVAGLPVAKYTVEASATGFATTIRHGIQLTADQPQDVSLSLNVGNVSQQVTVQADDAHSIASRLAPIDALLSQTSPHSEIGATYIRNYTAPTSDFGELTQMVPGAFTTNANGVGLGQSSTSFRGFPDGNYDIDFDGIPFYDTNTPSHHSWAFFPAQWIGGVDFDRSPGTASTVGPTPFGGSIHLLSQDFLPNRNIRGGFSYGSFNTVLFDGAFNSGDFGGVNKNSNLFVDVHHMSSDGYQTFNLQTRNAGSLKYQYKLSDKTVLTGYSGVVWLDSNSPNLSSTRQQLLTNGNNYLLQNTDPTQANYYRFNTYHVPTDFEYVGVNHQFAHNWLLSFKPYTYNYDNSEFYAKQLKTGAINPANCAPVSATATEGGVKVPTSISPCAVDKYNSYRKYGQTSAITQTSKLGTFRTGFWYEWARTNRHQTPSNPLTHVDDAQPNFSEKYFTNSYQPYAEFEFHPFSKLTLIPGVKFAYYTMNFTQLADNGGKIGSINPVTKQPFTSVTNTADYHSWLPALSASYRLKPNLSIYGQGAEGSVVPPTSVFDVAGGSVAVPPKPQKSTTYQVGTVYKINRLAFDADYYHIRFQNGYSSSTDNNPSSATFGESINYIAPSSISQGFEAEGNLYITHGLSVFLNGSRGQATYVGTLTVSCTAGATGCTSATPTLIQAAPSGLWVAGTPTDTEAQGVTYQDKGWNLGYFNKRVGSQWMDNGAYHDQLRVDPFSVSNIYLNYTIHAGSRFERFDQTKIRLSINNLTDSHNQTSITAGGKLINQNISTNGTSYVDPFNAATTSSTGYTGGYNLADNPTLLPGRSVMLSITFGLSPKR; encoded by the coding sequence GTGAACACTCTCGCCCATCGTCTGTGCCGGATTCTTACGGTCAGCGTATTCGTACTTATCTCCTTTGCCGGCCACGCGCAGCAGCCCTCAGGGACCCTCACCGGCACCGCCGTCGACCCCAAAGGCGGTGTGCTCCCCAACGCAGCCATCTCCATCCGCAACGAGGCCACCGGAGCCACCCGCTACATCACCACCGACGCTCAGGGCCACTTCTCCGTCGCCGGTCTCCCTGTTGCAAAATACACCGTCGAAGCCTCCGCTACCGGCTTCGCCACCACCATCCGCCACGGCATCCAACTCACCGCCGACCAGCCCCAGGACGTCTCCCTCTCGCTGAACGTCGGCAACGTCAGCCAGCAGGTCACCGTCCAGGCCGACGATGCCCACTCCATCGCCTCGCGCCTCGCGCCCATCGACGCCCTCCTCAGCCAGACCTCTCCGCACAGCGAGATCGGCGCAACCTACATCCGCAACTACACCGCTCCTACCTCCGACTTCGGTGAACTCACCCAGATGGTCCCCGGAGCCTTCACCACCAACGCCAACGGCGTCGGCCTCGGCCAGAGCAGCACCAGCTTCCGCGGCTTCCCCGACGGCAACTACGACATCGACTTTGACGGCATCCCCTTCTACGACACGAACACCCCCTCCCACCACTCCTGGGCCTTCTTTCCCGCACAGTGGATCGGCGGCGTCGACTTCGACCGCAGCCCCGGAACCGCCTCTACCGTAGGCCCCACGCCCTTCGGCGGCTCCATCCACCTTCTCTCACAGGACTTCCTGCCCAACCGCAACATTCGCGGCGGCTTTTCCTACGGCTCCTTCAACACCGTCCTCTTCGACGGCGCATTCAACTCCGGCGACTTCGGCGGCGTGAACAAGAATTCCAACCTCTTCGTCGACGTCCACCACATGTCCTCCGACGGCTATCAGACCTTCAACCTCCAGACCCGCAACGCCGGCTCCCTCAAATACCAGTACAAGCTCTCCGACAAGACCGTCCTCACCGGCTACAGCGGCGTCGTCTGGCTCGACTCCAACTCCCCGAACCTCTCCTCCACGCGCCAGCAGCTCCTCACCAACGGCAATAACTACCTCCTCCAGAACACCGATCCCACCCAGGCCAACTACTACCGCTTCAACACCTACCACGTCCCCACCGACTTCGAGTACGTCGGCGTCAACCACCAGTTCGCCCACAACTGGCTCCTGAGCTTCAAGCCCTACACCTACAACTACGACAACTCCGAGTTCTACGCCAAGCAGCTCAAGACCGGCGCCATCAACCCCGCCAACTGCGCCCCTGTCTCCGCAACAGCCACCGAAGGCGGAGTCAAAGTCCCCACCTCCATCAGCCCCTGCGCCGTCGACAAGTACAACAGCTACCGCAAATACGGCCAGACCTCAGCCATCACCCAGACCTCAAAGCTCGGCACCTTCCGTACCGGTTTCTGGTACGAGTGGGCCCGCACCAACCGCCACCAGACCCCCTCCAACCCCCTCACCCACGTCGACGACGCCCAACCCAACTTCAGCGAGAAGTACTTCACCAACTCCTACCAGCCCTACGCCGAGTTCGAGTTCCACCCCTTCAGCAAACTCACCCTCATCCCTGGCGTAAAGTTTGCCTACTACACCATGAACTTCACCCAGCTCGCCGACAACGGCGGCAAGATCGGCAGCATCAACCCAGTCACCAAGCAGCCCTTCACCTCCGTCACCAACACAGCCGACTATCACTCCTGGCTACCCGCGCTCAGCGCCAGCTACCGTCTCAAGCCCAATCTGTCGATCTACGGTCAGGGTGCAGAAGGCAGTGTCGTTCCTCCCACCTCAGTCTTCGACGTAGCCGGTGGATCCGTCGCCGTCCCGCCCAAGCCGCAGAAGTCCACCACCTACCAGGTCGGCACCGTCTACAAGATCAACCGCCTCGCCTTTGACGCCGACTACTACCACATCCGTTTCCAGAACGGCTATTCCTCATCCACCGACAACAACCCCAGCTCCGCCACCTTCGGCGAGTCCATCAACTACATCGCCCCCAGCTCCATCTCTCAGGGCTTTGAGGCAGAGGGCAATCTCTACATCACCCACGGCCTCAGCGTCTTCCTCAACGGCAGCCGCGGCCAGGCGACGTACGTAGGCACGCTCACTGTCTCGTGCACCGCCGGAGCCACCGGTTGCACCTCCGCCACGCCAACACTCATCCAGGCCGCACCCTCCGGTCTCTGGGTCGCCGGAACCCCCACTGACACCGAGGCTCAAGGCGTCACCTACCAGGACAAGGGCTGGAACCTCGGCTACTTCAACAAGCGCGTCGGCTCGCAGTGGATGGACAACGGTGCCTACCACGACCAGCTTCGCGTCGATCCATTCTCTGTCTCGAACATCTACCTCAACTACACCATCCACGCCGGTTCACGCTTCGAGCGCTTCGACCAAACCAAGATCCGCCTGAGCATCAACAACCTCACCGACTCCCACAACCAGACCAGCATCACGGCAGGCGGCAAGCTCATCAACCAGAACATCTCCACCAACGGCACCAGCTACGTCGATCCCTTCAACGCAGCCACAACATCCTCCACCGGCTACACCGGCGGCTATAACCTGGCCGACAACCCCACCCTCCTCCCCGGCCGCAGCGTCATGCTCTCCATAACCTTCGGCCTCTCACCCAAGCGCTAA
- a CDS encoding class I SAM-dependent methyltransferase, whose protein sequence is MPTSSGISPFAHTAPYYDRFRAPYAQAAIDFIVERYSLTKDMRALDLGCGPGTIAIPLSYAVGEVVAVDPDADMIAQGRWLAESRGRQNVHWLLSRAESISLGAGPFQVATIGQAFHWMDRDEVLQKLAILIADGGGLALVNPGKRRPQESWEPVADQIVAKFLGPRTRHPKSNPQEPEHEPALVRSEWFSTFTSHEFPSTITRDINSIIGCVYSISSSARPLFGDNAKAFETELIKALLSLNPAGCFNEHVETEVVIAPKRAR, encoded by the coding sequence ATGCCCACCTCATCAGGCATCTCGCCATTTGCCCACACGGCGCCATATTATGACCGTTTCCGTGCGCCATACGCACAGGCGGCGATCGATTTTATCGTCGAGCGCTACTCTCTCACCAAGGACATGCGTGCGCTAGATTTGGGATGCGGTCCGGGCACCATCGCAATCCCACTTTCCTATGCCGTCGGCGAGGTTGTCGCCGTCGATCCAGATGCAGACATGATCGCCCAAGGACGATGGTTGGCGGAATCACGGGGCCGACAAAACGTCCACTGGTTGTTGTCCAGGGCCGAGAGCATTTCGTTGGGGGCGGGACCGTTTCAAGTCGCCACTATTGGGCAAGCCTTTCACTGGATGGACCGTGACGAAGTACTCCAGAAACTCGCGATTCTCATAGCAGACGGAGGAGGACTGGCGCTCGTGAACCCAGGCAAGCGACGTCCGCAAGAAAGCTGGGAGCCGGTAGCCGATCAGATCGTCGCAAAATTTCTTGGGCCGAGAACTCGGCATCCAAAATCCAATCCGCAAGAACCTGAACACGAACCAGCTCTGGTCCGGTCAGAATGGTTCTCCACTTTCACATCTCATGAGTTTCCGAGCACCATCACGCGGGATATAAATTCGATCATCGGATGCGTCTATTCCATATCAAGTTCCGCCAGGCCATTATTCGGCGACAATGCCAAGGCGTTCGAGACAGAACTGATCAAAGCGCTACTCAGCCTGAATCCGGCTGGGTGCTTCAACGAGCATGTCGAGACCGAAGTCGTCATCGCGCCTAAGAGAGCTCGGTAG
- a CDS encoding helix-turn-helix domain-containing protein: MKLADKIRYLREVEGNLRGLNRAMTQQELVRAIQQENGTGKKSGKATISQSYLSQIESGARPHLTNTTRLLLAKFFKVHPGYLVDDPEGYHSELLSDLRTIEDKLDLWLIAGSERFRRDPALCQALLTLANHDDTRRCFLLIEAIIETPALLDRLFHVLRPEAATLSPTNSQPALKKAAKRSTK; the protein is encoded by the coding sequence ATGAAACTCGCAGACAAAATCCGTTACCTCCGTGAAGTAGAAGGCAACCTCCGCGGCCTCAACCGCGCCATGACCCAGCAGGAGCTCGTCCGCGCCATCCAGCAGGAAAACGGCACCGGCAAAAAGAGCGGCAAAGCCACCATCAGCCAGTCCTACCTCTCACAAATCGAGAGCGGAGCCCGCCCGCACCTCACCAACACCACGCGCCTGCTCCTCGCCAAATTCTTCAAGGTCCACCCCGGCTACCTCGTCGACGACCCGGAAGGCTACCACTCCGAGCTCCTCTCCGACCTCCGCACCATCGAAGACAAGCTCGACCTCTGGCTCATCGCCGGTTCGGAACGCTTCCGTCGCGACCCCGCACTCTGCCAGGCGCTCCTCACCCTGGCCAACCACGACGACACTCGCCGCTGCTTCCTCCTCATCGAGGCCATCATCGAGACGCCAGCACTCCTCGACCGCCTCTTCCACGTCCTCCGGCCCGAAGCCGCCACGTTATCGCCCACCAACTCTCAACCGGCTCTAAAAAAAGCCGCCAAGCGGAGCACCAAATAG
- a CDS encoding flotillin family protein: MPNSVIIIAGLIVLATLALALLMAKMFRKAGPNEAIIVYGFRGPRVIKGGGAVIFPVVENSRQLSLELMSFDVAPQQDLYTKQGVAVTVEAVAQIKVRSDKESILTAAEQFLTKSPDQREGLIRLVMEGHLRGIIGQLTVEQIVKEPEMVAERMRSTCMDDMSKMGLEVISFTIREVRDKNEYITNMGRPDVARIRRDAEIAAAEAERDTAIRRAIALREAAVAKASADQERVLAETLSLAKQAEAQRDLDIQKAQFTESARRQEAQADKAYELQTNVMQQKVIAEQVKIQQIEKQEQIKVQESEILRHEKELIATILKGSEIERQRIENIANAEKARITMEAEGRAAATKLQGEAEANIIFQKGEAEAKAMNVKAEAYQEWTQAAVVDKLITNMADVVRAMSEPLSKVDKITIVSTGNDGATGANKLTGEMTKIAAQVPALFEALSGMNLHDLMGNIKAMKPREDGNGKTL, from the coding sequence ATGCCGAACTCGGTAATCATCATTGCAGGTCTGATAGTCCTCGCCACGCTCGCACTGGCCCTTCTCATGGCCAAGATGTTCCGCAAAGCCGGACCCAACGAAGCCATCATCGTCTACGGCTTCCGCGGCCCACGTGTCATCAAGGGCGGCGGCGCCGTCATCTTTCCCGTAGTCGAAAACTCCCGCCAGCTCTCCCTCGAGCTCATGAGCTTCGACGTAGCCCCGCAACAGGACCTCTACACCAAGCAAGGCGTAGCGGTCACCGTCGAAGCCGTCGCACAAATCAAAGTCCGCTCCGACAAAGAGTCCATCCTCACCGCCGCCGAGCAGTTCCTCACCAAATCTCCCGACCAGCGCGAAGGCCTCATCCGCCTCGTCATGGAAGGCCATCTCCGCGGCATCATCGGCCAGCTCACCGTCGAACAAATCGTCAAAGAGCCCGAGATGGTCGCCGAGCGCATGCGTTCGACCTGCATGGACGACATGAGCAAGATGGGCCTCGAAGTCATCTCCTTCACCATCCGCGAAGTCCGCGACAAAAACGAATACATCACCAACATGGGACGCCCCGACGTAGCCCGCATCCGTCGCGACGCCGAAATAGCCGCCGCCGAAGCTGAGCGTGACACGGCCATCCGCCGCGCCATAGCCCTTCGCGAAGCCGCCGTAGCTAAAGCCTCCGCAGACCAGGAGCGCGTCCTCGCCGAAACCCTCTCCCTCGCCAAGCAAGCCGAAGCGCAACGCGACCTCGACATCCAGAAGGCCCAGTTCACCGAATCCGCACGCCGTCAGGAGGCCCAGGCCGACAAAGCCTACGAGCTCCAGACCAACGTCATGCAACAGAAGGTCATCGCCGAACAGGTCAAGATCCAGCAGATCGAAAAGCAGGAGCAGATCAAAGTCCAGGAGTCCGAAATCCTCCGCCACGAAAAGGAGCTCATCGCCACCATCCTCAAAGGCTCCGAGATCGAGCGTCAGCGCATCGAAAACATCGCCAACGCCGAGAAGGCCCGCATCACCATGGAAGCCGAAGGCCGCGCCGCAGCGACAAAACTGCAAGGCGAAGCCGAAGCCAACATCATCTTCCAGAAGGGCGAAGCCGAAGCCAAAGCGATGAACGTCAAAGCCGAAGCCTATCAGGAGTGGACACAAGCCGCGGTCGTCGACAAGCTCATCACCAACATGGCCGACGTAGTCCGCGCCATGTCCGAGCCGCTCTCGAAGGTCGACAAGATCACCATCGTCTCCACCGGCAACGACGGCGCAACCGGAGCCAACAAACTTACCGGCGAGATGACCAAAATAGCCGCCCAGGTCCCCGCACTCTTCGAGGCCCTCTCCGGCATGAACCTCCACGACCTCATGGGCAACATCAAAGCGATGAAACCCCGCGAAGACGGCAACGGCAAAACCCTCTAA
- a CDS encoding PspA/IM30 family protein, with the protein MSLLERVGTLLRANINDLIEKAEDPEKLAKQLVLDMENQLLQVKTQVAIAIADQHLLQKKFKEHEEAMNQWNRKAELAVQKQQDDLARAALERSISQQQLAQGFTQQLEDQTAEVETLRTAFDRLQQKLQETRATAEMLIAQHRRARTVGKANAARTIAANHQTTATLNRLRSTIQRKEATNMAGHMILEAESIEDRLTTLDREDQIDRLLEELKSRQPRLPQ; encoded by the coding sequence ATGTCTCTCCTCGAACGAGTAGGAACTCTCCTCCGAGCCAACATTAACGACCTCATCGAGAAAGCCGAGGACCCCGAAAAGTTAGCCAAACAACTAGTCCTCGACATGGAAAACCAACTCCTTCAGGTCAAAACCCAGGTCGCCATCGCCATCGCCGACCAACACCTCCTCCAGAAGAAATTCAAGGAGCACGAGGAAGCCATGAACCAGTGGAACCGTAAAGCCGAACTAGCCGTCCAGAAGCAGCAGGACGACCTCGCCCGCGCCGCACTCGAGCGCAGCATCAGCCAGCAGCAATTGGCACAAGGCTTCACCCAGCAGCTCGAAGACCAGACCGCCGAGGTCGAAACCCTCCGCACCGCCTTCGACCGCCTCCAGCAAAAACTCCAGGAAACCCGCGCCACCGCCGAGATGCTCATCGCCCAGCACCGCCGCGCCCGCACCGTTGGCAAAGCGAACGCCGCCCGAACCATCGCGGCCAATCACCAAACCACGGCAACCCTCAACCGCCTGCGCTCCACCATCCAGCGCAAAGAAGCAACCAACATGGCCGGCCACATGATCCTCGAAGCCGAATCCATCGAAGACCGCCTCACCACCCTCGACCGCGAAGATCAGATCGACCGTCTCCTCGAAGAACTAAAAAGCCGCCAACCCCGCCTACCCCAATAA
- a CDS encoding serine hydrolase — translation MALDIVAWHDRTSADHQIQLNNAAAAGYRTISLCVYGDRNDPRYAASMVKRAVVVAEQQFFGMDAATWQAKFNSMAAQGWGPEIVTATGPANNPLFAACFIQTGSIPLTRHGLLAADFNTLNQSQMAAGNILRWADVYGNPGDLRYIGVWVANKDSRAWNCDGIDDNYATVQARFNALVSGFGRPVNVAATPDVGDLMMYDDSEDVAWQAWDGMTSADYQTKFNTLYPQGLRPVRVSAKGTGSAARFSAIFADREDGDARTLRINGPAGSAAVAAIDTAMEAVMTANMIRGASLAIVSGTRLVYARGYTIAEPGYPDVQPTTFFRQASVSKMFTAAAIYQLIDEGAKLPGTNTAFVLDTLLKDALPNIANGPAMAHWNDITIRHLLEMTSGVTSGILGTDPNVSATLPVSALQMAQWLYRQTVTNTPGDKTKGTYSNAGYMLLGLVVARMRGAASYMAGMATFLNKLNITRVRSAVTVASAQLGDEARYHSRPLTALPSVMATGQPLCALGYGEWNLENCGGGGGISAAATDVARVLAALSVTFNNPMMSVATLQTWMANASAATATITGPDAHGFHGFDDVFTVDAANHLFAGDKGGSLTTSQNGVHFETAGISTVICWNGMTPTGPAWFSPYKVLTDAARAHDWGTTDLFPTFGMPALPVLKRIPLPPEPIPPRAVVAPHMLPQKGLPKNM, via the coding sequence ATGGCTCTGGACATCGTTGCGTGGCATGACCGCACGTCTGCGGATCATCAAATACAACTGAACAACGCTGCTGCCGCTGGGTATCGCACGATTTCGTTGTGCGTTTACGGCGATCGGAACGATCCGCGATATGCGGCTTCGATGGTCAAGCGGGCCGTGGTGGTCGCGGAACAGCAGTTCTTTGGGATGGATGCGGCTACGTGGCAGGCGAAGTTCAACAGCATGGCGGCGCAGGGGTGGGGGCCTGAGATTGTTACGGCGACGGGGCCAGCGAACAATCCCCTGTTCGCGGCTTGTTTTATTCAGACGGGATCGATTCCGCTAACGCGCCATGGTTTGCTGGCGGCGGACTTCAATACGCTGAACCAGTCGCAGATGGCGGCGGGGAACATTCTGCGATGGGCGGATGTTTATGGGAATCCGGGTGATCTGCGCTATATCGGTGTTTGGGTGGCGAATAAGGACAGTCGGGCGTGGAACTGTGATGGGATCGATGACAACTATGCGACGGTGCAGGCGCGGTTTAATGCCCTGGTGTCGGGGTTTGGACGGCCTGTGAATGTTGCGGCGACTCCGGACGTTGGGGACCTAATGATGTACGACGACAGCGAGGACGTGGCGTGGCAGGCGTGGGATGGGATGACGAGCGCGGACTATCAGACGAAGTTCAATACGCTTTATCCGCAAGGGCTGCGGCCGGTGCGGGTGAGTGCGAAGGGAACGGGCAGCGCGGCGAGGTTCAGCGCGATCTTTGCCGATCGTGAGGATGGCGATGCGCGGACGTTGCGGATCAATGGACCGGCTGGGTCCGCCGCAGTGGCTGCGATTGATACTGCGATGGAAGCAGTGATGACGGCGAATATGATTCGCGGGGCTTCGCTGGCGATTGTGAGTGGGACGCGGCTGGTGTATGCGCGGGGGTACACGATTGCCGAGCCGGGGTATCCCGATGTTCAACCGACTACGTTCTTCCGGCAGGCGAGTGTGTCGAAGATGTTTACGGCGGCGGCTATTTATCAACTGATTGATGAAGGAGCGAAGCTGCCGGGGACGAACACGGCGTTTGTGCTGGACACGCTGCTGAAGGACGCGCTGCCGAATATTGCGAATGGGCCGGCCATGGCGCATTGGAACGACATTACGATTCGGCATTTGCTGGAGATGACGAGCGGGGTTACGTCGGGGATTCTGGGTACCGATCCGAATGTGTCGGCGACGCTGCCGGTGAGCGCGCTGCAGATGGCGCAGTGGCTGTATCGGCAAACGGTGACGAATACTCCGGGAGACAAGACGAAGGGGACTTACAGCAATGCGGGGTATATGCTGCTGGGGCTTGTGGTGGCGCGGATGCGTGGAGCAGCCAGCTATATGGCAGGCATGGCGACGTTTCTGAACAAGCTGAACATTACACGGGTGCGGTCGGCGGTTACGGTAGCTTCGGCGCAACTGGGTGATGAAGCACGGTATCATTCGCGCCCGCTGACGGCGCTGCCGAGCGTGATGGCGACGGGACAGCCGCTGTGTGCGCTGGGGTATGGAGAGTGGAATCTGGAGAACTGCGGTGGTGGAGGCGGGATCTCTGCTGCTGCGACCGATGTTGCGCGCGTGCTGGCGGCGCTGAGCGTGACGTTCAACAATCCGATGATGAGTGTGGCAACGCTGCAGACGTGGATGGCGAATGCGTCGGCTGCGACGGCTACGATTACGGGGCCGGATGCGCATGGGTTCCATGGGTTTGACGATGTGTTTACGGTGGACGCGGCGAATCATCTTTTTGCTGGGGATAAGGGGGGGAGTTTGACGACGAGTCAGAATGGAGTGCACTTTGAGACGGCGGGTATCTCTACGGTGATTTGCTGGAATGGCATGACACCGACGGGGCCTGCGTGGTTTTCGCCGTACAAGGTGCTGACGGATGCGGCGCGAGCGCATGACTGGGGAACGACGGATTTGTTTCCGACGTTCGGGATGCCTGCGCTACCGGTGCTGAAGCGGATACCGCTTCCTCCGGAGCCAATACCACCGCGGGCGGTGGTGGCTCCGCATATGCTTCCTCAGAAAGGCTTGCCGAAGAATATGTAG
- a CDS encoding cellulase family glycosylhydrolase codes for MNGILSFFLAVCPLFALIITPFQTFTHPIIRVATHQAIPAPKHRVVLAAMRAPDTGYWHTSGNQILDERNQPVRIEGINWYGFETVRQVPGGLTVQDYRTILQTIKRNGFNTVRIPLSNQMIERPVVPKNIGFENEQGTINTDLRGLSSLEILDRIVEYAGTLGLKVILDNHRSEAGDSAEQSGLWYTNEYPESAWIGDWESLVRRYAGNSTVVGVDLRNEPHNANSGGACWDCGGERDWHQAAERGGNAVLRVNPRLIVFVEGVDAYDNDSYWWGGNLEGVRRSPVRLKVANQLVYSPHTYGPNEYAQKWFNTNTTAASLEAVWVKHWAYVSLSGIAPVWVGEFGTTNKTEDIRGNVPGSEGQWFQSLVQFLGKHQELSWTSWALNGEDANGLLNAHYDAAANVLKQEMLASIMSPAVPAVAAEAVVARVVSPMAGRERRSEACHVSYRSRNESRDGFTGTIEIANTGDKAIEGWTLLWLYTDSQEIGQARNARVAQRGDMVMMSNTGENGVIPAGGRLAGISFQSSYRGVNRRPVKFYLNGSLCG; via the coding sequence ATGAACGGTATCCTTTCTTTCTTTTTGGCTGTCTGTCCCCTCTTCGCTTTGATCATCACGCCATTTCAGACATTTACCCACCCAATCATTCGCGTTGCTACGCATCAAGCGATTCCAGCACCGAAACATCGCGTTGTTCTGGCTGCAATGCGCGCTCCTGATACCGGGTACTGGCACACGAGCGGGAACCAAATTCTGGACGAACGAAACCAGCCAGTGCGAATTGAGGGAATCAACTGGTACGGATTTGAGACAGTGCGACAGGTACCAGGTGGGCTGACGGTGCAGGATTACCGGACTATTCTACAGACGATTAAGCGTAATGGATTCAATACGGTACGAATTCCCCTGTCAAACCAGATGATAGAGCGGCCGGTGGTTCCGAAGAACATTGGATTTGAAAATGAACAGGGCACAATCAACACAGATCTGCGAGGGCTGAGTTCGCTTGAGATTTTGGACCGGATTGTCGAGTATGCGGGGACGTTGGGATTGAAGGTGATTCTTGATAATCACCGGTCGGAAGCGGGTGACAGTGCGGAGCAAAGTGGGCTTTGGTACACGAACGAGTATCCCGAATCAGCGTGGATTGGAGATTGGGAGAGTCTGGTGCGGCGGTATGCGGGCAACTCGACGGTTGTAGGAGTTGATCTGCGGAATGAACCGCATAATGCAAATAGCGGCGGAGCGTGCTGGGACTGCGGTGGAGAACGTGACTGGCATCAGGCTGCGGAGCGCGGTGGCAATGCGGTTTTGCGGGTGAATCCGCGGCTGATTGTGTTTGTTGAGGGCGTGGATGCTTATGACAATGATTCTTACTGGTGGGGCGGGAATCTGGAGGGTGTGCGACGCTCGCCGGTGCGGTTGAAGGTGGCGAATCAACTGGTTTATTCGCCGCATACGTATGGTCCGAATGAGTATGCGCAGAAGTGGTTCAACACGAACACTACTGCGGCCAGTCTTGAGGCTGTGTGGGTGAAGCATTGGGCGTATGTGAGCCTGAGCGGAATTGCTCCGGTGTGGGTGGGGGAGTTTGGGACGACGAATAAAACCGAAGATATTCGTGGGAATGTACCGGGGTCGGAGGGGCAGTGGTTTCAGAGTTTGGTGCAGTTTCTTGGCAAGCATCAGGAGTTGAGCTGGACCTCATGGGCGCTGAATGGCGAGGATGCGAACGGGCTGCTGAATGCGCATTATGATGCTGCAGCGAATGTGTTGAAGCAGGAGATGTTGGCGAGCATTATGTCGCCAGCGGTGCCTGCTGTCGCGGCAGAGGCTGTGGTGGCGCGGGTGGTGTCTCCTATGGCGGGGCGGGAGAGGCGGAGTGAGGCTTGCCATGTTTCGTATCGGAGCAGGAATGAGTCGCGTGATGGCTTTACCGGGACGATTGAGATTGCGAACACTGGGGATAAGGCGATTGAAGGGTGGACGTTGCTTTGGTTGTATACGGACAGCCAGGAGATAGGGCAGGCGCGTAACGCGCGGGTTGCGCAGCGCGGGGATATGGTGATGATGAGCAATACGGGTGAGAATGGGGTGATTCCGGCGGGCGGGCGGTTGGCGGGGATCTCGTTTCAGTCGAGTTATCGCGGGGTGAATCGGCGGCCGGTGAAGTTCTATTTGAATGGGAGTTTGTGCGGGTAG